The DNA window TCTTCTTCCAGCACGTTTTCGCCGATGATGCCCAGATCGACCACGCCGTCCATCACCAGGCCCGGAATGTCGTCGTCGCGCACGCGCAGGATATCGATCGGCATGTTCTCGGCGAAGGCGATCAGACGCTGCTGCTGCAGGTTGATCTTGATGCCGCAGCGCGCCAGCAGTTCCTGGGATTCATCGCTCAGGCGGCCCGACTTCTGCATTGCGATCCGTAAACGTGTCTTGTCCAGCATGGTAACCTCTGTTTAATCTGTAATTTTATGAATTTATTGTAAAAACTATTCTTTTTGTCTGTCCGGAGCCAAAAAAAAACCCTCGGAAGATATCTTCCGAGGGCTCTCTCTTGCGTTCTGCGCGCCACTGGAAGATTAACAAACCGTCTTCCAGCACTCATCGCCTGAAAGACTAGTCAGGGTGATGGTGATGATGGTGGTTGAACTGAACGCGTGTCATGGTGTTTTTCTCTAATCAAAAGCCGGTAAAAACCGTATGCCAATTAAGCTAAACTATCCGCTGTCCACCGCGCAACCCTTTTTTAACGTCATAAATTTAATTTATTGAAACAGGTTAGGTTATTAGCCACACACGGCTTTACCTAACCTTAAGCCGGGCAGATTGTATCGCCGTGCACAGTGGCGTAGCCTTAAGAGCAGGGCGCTGCGATCTTCAGGAGAGGAAGAGGATGAAAAAGGTAGCCATTATTGGTTTGGGTTGGCTGGGCATGCCGTTGGCGCTGTCGCTGATGGGGCGCGGGTATGATGTGGTCGGCAGCAAAACCACGCCGGACGGCGTCGAGGCCGCGCGCATGAGCGGCATCGAATGCTATCAACTGGAGCTGACGCCGGAGCTGGTGTGCGATCCGGACGATCTGGAATCGCTGCTGCGCGTGGATGCGCTGGTGGTGACGCTGCCCGCGCGCCGCACCGTCGAAGGCAGCGAGAACTATTTCAATGCGGTGCGCATGCTGGTGGACAGCGCGATGGCCTTCGGCGTGCCGCGGGTGATCTTTACCAGTTCCACCTCGGTGTACGGCGAAACCGCCGGCACGCTGCGCGAAGAGTCGCCGCTGCGGCCGGTCTCGCCGTCGGGCCAGGTGCTGGCCGAGCTGGAGCGCTGGCTGCATGAATTGCCGAACACCTCGGTGGACATTCTGCGGCTGGCGGGGCTGGTGGGCGCCGATCGCCACCCCGGTCGCTTCCTGGCGGGCAAACTCGACGTGAAGGGCGGGTCGCAGGGGGTGAATCTGGTGCACCAGGACGACGTCATCGCCGCCATCCAACTGTTGCTGAAGCTGCCGAAGGGCGGCCATGTGTACAATCTGTGCGCGCCGCATCATCCGGCCAAACGCGAATTTTACCCGGCGCTGGCCGAACAGCTGCACCTGGAGCCGCCGCAGTTCGCCGACGAAGCGGTGCAGGATGAGCGGCTGGTGGACGGCAACCGCATCTGCAACGAGCTGGGTTTTGAGTACCAGTATCCCGATCCGGCGCGCATGCCGGTCAGTTAAGGCAGCCTACGCCGTTTAAAGCGGGAAAAGGTGGCTCGTCACAAAGTCGACGAACAGCCTGATTTTGACTGACAGGTGGCGGCCCGACGGCCAGAGGACATGAAAAACCATGTTCTCGCGGTCGTATTCATCCAGAACCGTCACCAGGCTGCCCTGTTCCAGCTGTCTGCGCACGGCGATTTCCGGCAAATAAGCGATGCCGAGCCCTTGCTCCGCGAAGCACACCTGCGGATCGAGGGTATTTGTCACCATGCTGGCCGGCCGTTCGGGGATCATCTCCGTCTTGTCTCCCAGCGGCCAGACATCCAGTTTGCCGGTGCTGGGAAAGCGATAATGCAAACGGGCATGGCTTGTCAGATCCTCGGGCTTGCTCGGCATACCCGCTTTGCTGAAATAACCCGGCGCGCCAACGAAAACCTTGCGGCAGGTACCCAGCCGGCGGGCAACCAGCCGTGAGTCGCTCGGGGTTCCGCTGCGGATAACGGCATCGAAACCTTCCTCAATCACGTCAACCAGCCGATCCGAATAATCAATATCCAGCTCGATCTCAGGATAGCGGCGTTTGAAGTCCCCCAGTTTTGGCATGAAAAGCGTGCCCAGCGACGGCAGACTGATGCGCAGCTTGCCCTGGGGAGTTCCCCGCGTTTGCAACAGTTCGGCTTCCGCCTCTTTCACCTCGCTCAAAATGCGTCGACACCTTTCCAGGAACAAGGCCCCTTCCGGCGTTAGGTTGACCGTGCGGGTGGAGCGGTGAAACAGCCGCACGCTGAGCCGTTCCTCCAGCCGGGCGATGGTTTTGCTGACCGCCGACGCGGAGATCCCCAGCTGTTGCCCGGCCGCCGTGAAACTGCGGCTTTCACTGACCCGAACGAAAACGTCGAGAGAACCCAGACTTTCCATAGGCTTCCATTCTATTGATGAATTTTTTGTCATGAGTGTTATTCACTTTAGCCTGTTTTTCTTTTATCGGCGAGTGGGCAGCATGATGCAACCGTCATCCGCAATGAGCGGAAACATCTTTGAATGGGGAGTGATTGATGAATCAAACGACGATATCTGCGCCTGCCGGGAGCAGCGAGCGGTTGCCGCTGGGGGGCCTGCTGGCATTGGCGATGGCCGCTTTTATCACGCTGCTGACCGAGATCATGCCGGCGGGCGTGCTTTCTTCGATCGCGGGCGATTTGAACGTATCTGAAAGTCTGGCGGGGCAGTTCATCACCGCCTATGCGGTGGGGGCGTTGGTCGCCGCTATTCCGCTCACCGCATTGACGCAAGGCATGCGGCGCCGCCCCTTGCTCTTGAGTACGATCGGCGGTTTTGCCATCGTTAACCTCGTCACGGCGCTGTCGCATGATTACCACGTCTCATTGGCGACGCGTTTCTTCGCCGGCGTTTTCGGCGGCATCGTTTGGTCCTTGCTGGCCGGTTACGCCGTGCGCATGTCACCGGCCCATCTTGGCGGCCGCGCTATTGCGATCTCCGGCGCCGGCGCCACCCTGGCGCTGGTGCTCGGCGTACCGCTCGGCACGTTGCTTGGCCGAGCCATCGGCTGGCAGGGCGCCTTTGGCCTGATGACGTTGATGGCGCTGATGCTCGTGGTGTGGATCATCGCCATCGTGCCGGATTTCCCCGGCCAGGCTAAGGCGCATCGCCCGTCTCTGAGCGGCGTATTCTTGCAATGCGGGATCCGCGCCGTGCTGTTCGTGGTGTTCACCTTCATCGTTGCCCACAACATTCTGTATATCTACCTGGAGCCTTTCCTCACGCCGTCGGGGTTATCCGAGCGGGTCGATATCGTGCTGTTTATCTTCGGGCTGGGCGCGATTGCCGGATTGGGCGTCGCCGGGATGCTGGTCGATCGACGAGTCCAATCTCTTACGGTGATGAGCATCGTCATCTTTGCCCTCGCCGCCGTGCTGCTGGGAAGTGGGGGGCGGATAGCCCCGATGGTGTATCTCGCGGTCGCATTGTGGGGCGCGGCTTTCGGCGGTTTTGCCACCCTCACGCAGACGGCATTGTCACGCCTTTCCGGCCGTGCGGCCGACGTGGCACAGTCCATGTATACCACGGGCTGGAATACCGCCGTGGCCGCCGGTGGCGCGATCGGCGGCATGCTGCTCGACAGGGGCGGGGCGGCCTCTTTTGCCTGGGCCATTATCGGGCTCCTCATCCTGTCTTTAACCGGCACGCTGTTTGCCATGAATCGGGCGCTGGCCTCTCAGCGATGAGGCGATTGGCGTGCGGCGCGCGCCAAATCCTCCAGCAGCGCGTTCAACGCCTCGTCGGGCTGGACGGGGCGGCTGACCAGGCTGAGCGTGGCGCGGTAAGAGAGCGCCGCGCCGCCCAGCTGCCGCAGCAGCCCCTGTTCCACCCAGCGCGCCGCGTAGTGGGTGGGTAGGTAGCCGAGACAGGTGCCGCTCAGCACCAGATGGGCGACGCTTTCCATATGGTGGGCCACCGCCGCCAGGTGCGGCGGTGCGATCGGACACAGCTGCTGCGCCAGCAGGTAGCCGCGCTTGACCCAGCGCGCGTTTTCAATCTGCTCGCGCTCCGGTTCTTCCACCGCGAACAGCGGGTGATCCTCACTGCAGTAGATCGCCTGCGTCTCTTCCAGCCACGGCTGATAACGCAACGCCTCCAACTGTTGGCCGAAGTAGCCGATGCCCAGATCGAGCTGCCGGTGCAGCAGCCCTTGCTCAATCTCGTTCGGTGAGCAGATGCGGCACTGCAATTGCACGTCCTGATGTCGGCGCTGGAAGTGCTTGATGGCCTGGCTGAACGGGTTGCCCGGCAGCGAAACCAGATTATCCACCAGACCGATCTGCAGATCGCCGGTCAGCAGGCCGTTCAGCGACTGGCTGACCCGGGTGAAGTCGCGGGCGGCGTTGAACAGCGAGCGGCAGGCGATCAACATGCGTTCGCCCTTGGGCGTCAGCCGGAAGCCGGAGCGGCCGCGCTGGCACAGGCGAAAACCCAACCGGGTTTCCAGCGAGGCCAGGTGGGTGCTGATGGTGGACTGGTTCATCAGCAGCGCTTCCTGCGCGGCGCTGACACCCTGGGCTTCCGCCACCGCGACGAACACCCGCAGCAGTTTCAGATCGATATCGCTTAGGTTGGTGAGCATTCCCCCTCCGCAGAACGTCGGCCGGTTAACCCATTTTTAACATCGAAAAAATAGGGGCGGCGCTGAAGATATGGCCTTCCTTATGGCATGAAGTGGAAATAAAAATCAATACTTCAATGAGTTAGTTGCATCTCGTTTTTCGATGTTTACATGCAAAAGCGGGAATGGTAGCCGGGGTGGCCAACGGGGTAGTCTGCGAATGTTGCTCAAATGTTTCAATTCATCGCAGATCAAGACAAGGAAACGCCATGCTGAACCAACCCCAAAGCGGTAACGATATGCCGCGCTTTGCCGGTATTCCCACCATGATGCGCCTGCCCGTAGCCGATCAGGCGCACGGTCTGGACGCCGCCTTTGTCGGCATTCCGCTGGATATCGGCACCTCCAACCGTAGCGGCACCCGCTATGGCCCGCGCCAGATCCGCCAGGAGTCGGTGATGATCCGCCCTTACAACATGGGCACCGGCTCCGCCCCGTTCGAACGGCTGCAGGTGGCCGATCTGGGGGATGTCGCCATCAACCCCTACAGCCTGGCGGACAGCGTGCAGCGCATCGAGGCGGCTTACCACGAGATCCTGGCGCACGGCTGCATGCCGTTGACGCTCGGCGGGGACCACACGCTGACGCTGCCGGTGCTGCGCGCCGTCGCCCGCCGACATGGCCCGGTCGGGCTGATCCACGTCGATGCGCATTCCGACACCAACGAGGAGATGTTCGGCGAACAGCTGGCGCATGGCACCACCTTCCGCCGCGCGTTCGAGGAAGGGCTGCTGGCGCCGGAAAAGGTGGTACAGATTGGCCTGCGCGGCAGCGGCTATGCGGCGGACGACTTCGACTGGTCACGCCGCCAGGGCTTCCGCGTGGTGCCGGCCGAGGCCTGCTGGCACCGGTCGTTGACGCCGCTGATGGCGGAGATCCGCGAACAGATGGGCGATGCGCCGGTTTATCTCAGCTTCGATATCGATGGGCTGGATCCGGCCTTCGCGCCGGGCACCGGCACGCCGGAGGTCGGTGGGCTGTCGGTCTGGCAGGGGCTGGAAATCGTGCGCGGCTGCTGCGGGCTGAACCTGGTGGGCGGCGACGTGGTGGAGGTGTCGCCGCCTTACGATCGCTCCGGCAACACGGCGCTGCTGGCCGCCAACCTGCTGTTTGAAATGTTGTGCGTGCTGCCGGCCCGCTGAGGCCGGTGCACTGACCCTACCGGCGGAGCGGTTGCGTCGGGACCCCTGATAACAATAACAACGGAGTGGAGGTACCCATGAATCTCGATCTGCTGGTCGTGGTGTTTTACTTTCTGGTGATAGGCGCGGTGGGGTGGATGGGCATTCGCCGCGCCAATTCCAAAGAGGCGTATCTGGTCGCCGGGCGCAATCTGGGGCCGGGGCTGTATCTGGGCACGCTGTCGGCGGTGGTGCTCGGCGGCGCATCGACCATCGGCAGCGTTAAACTCGGCTACACCTACGGCATCTCCGGCGTCTGGCTGTGCGGCGCGCTGGGGCTGGGCATCGTGGTGCTGAGCCTGGTGCTGGCCAAGCCGCTGCTCAAACTGAAGCTGTATACCGTCAGCCAGGTGCTGTCGCGGCGCTATCACCCGGCGGCGCGGGTCACCAGCGGCGCGATCATGCTGGCGTATGACCTGATGGTGGCGGTGACCTCGATCATCGCCATCGGCAGCGTGATGCAGGTGATGTTCGGCCTGTCGTTCAGCACGTCTATCCTGCTCGGCGGCGGGCTGGTGGTGCTGTATTCGACGCTGGGGGGGATGTGGTCGCTGACGCTGACCGACATCATTCAGTTCATCATCATGACCGTCGGCATGATGCTGGTGCTGATGCCGATGAGCATCGTCAAGGCCGGTGGCTGGGAGGCGTTCACCAGCCTGCTGCCCGCCGGTTACTACCGGCTGTCGTCGATCGGGCTGGACACCATTCTGGTGTTCTTCCTGATCTACTTCTTCGGCATTCTGATCGGTCAGGACATCTGGCAGCGGGTGTTTACCGCCCGCAGCGCCAACGTGGCGCGCTTCGCCGGGCTGGGGGCGGGCGTCTATTGCGTGCTGTACGGCGTGACCGGTGCGCTGATCGGCATGGCCGGCAAGATCGTGCTGCCGTCGCTCAGCAACACCGACGGCGCCTTCGCCGCCATCGCGCAGGCGGTGTTGCCGGTCGGCGTCAGCGGGCTGGTGGCCGCCGCGGAGTTGGCGGCGCTGATGTCCACCGCCAGCGCCTGCCTGCTGGCCTCTTCCACTATCGCGCTGGAGGACGTATTGCCGGCCATCCGGCGCAAACCTTCCGGCGGGTTGGCCGCCGGGCGCTTCACCACGCTTCTCATGGGCATGGCCATGCTGGGGCTGGCGTTTGTGGTACGTGACGTGCTGGCGGCGCTGACGCTGGCCTATAACCTGCTGGTGGGCGGCATGCTGATCCCGCTGGTGGGGGCGATCTTCTGGCCGCGCGCCACCAGCGCCGGCGCCATTGCCAGCATGTTGACCGGCAGCCTGTGCGTGGTGGGGTTGATGGCCTGGCACGGCATCGACGCCAACAGCCCAATCTACGGCGGCCTGCTGGGCGGCGGCGTCGCCTTCGTGCTGGGCAGCCTGTTGAGCCGCCCGGCAGCACAGCTGCAGCCGCAAACCGAGCGTTGAAAAGACGAGGTGGGACATGAACAATCGCAATGTGGCGTCACGCCCAAAAATTGAAGTGCGCTCGATAGACTATGTGCCCCGTCACGAACGGCATGGCAAGGTTTGGCATCAGGCGCCGTTTTGGTTCACCGGTAATTTCGTTTTGACGACGATGGTGGTCGGTTTCACCGGCCCGGCGCTGGGGTTGGGCGCGCTTTATTCGATGCTGGCCATTGCCGCCGGCGTAGGGTTCGGCACGTTCTTCATGGCGTGCCATGCCAACCAGGGGCCGCGCATGGGGCTGCCGCAGATGATCCAGTCGCGGGCCCAATTCGGCCTGCGTGGGGCCATCGTTCCCTTTGCCGCCGTGGTGTTTGTTTACATCGGCTTCAATGTGTTCAACGTTATTCTCGCGACCGATGCGATCAACACGGTGTTGCCGGGCCACCGCCTGCCCTGGTATGCGTTGCTGATCGCGGTGGCCGTGCTGTTGGCGATCGTCGGCCACGATATGCTGCATGCGGTGCAGCGCTGGCTGACCTATGTGATGATGGCGGTGTTCGGCGTGCTGACAATCGGCGCCGTGTTGTCGCTGCGGATGGACGCCGCCGTCGGCGCCGGGCATTTCTCGTGGGCGGCCTTTTTGATTCAGCTGTCGGCCGCCGCCGGCTACCAGATCAGCTACGCGGTGTACGTCTCCGACTACTCACGCTATTTGCCGCATGAAACGCCGTCTGCCAACGTGATCTTTTGGACTTATCTGGGGGCCGCCGGATCGGCGCTTTGGCTGATGTCGCTGGGCGCATTTCTGGCCTCAGCCCTACCGGCCCCCGATGCGATCGGCAGCGTACAGGCGGTGGGTAATGCCGTTTACCCGGGGTTTGGCACGCTGACCGTGCTGATCGCCGTGCCCTCGCTGGTCGGCATCATGGCGGTCAACTGTTATGGCGCAATGCTGACCAGCCTCAGCGCGATTGACGCGTTCCGTAAAGTGACGCCGACGTTGAGATTACGCATGATCGGCATTGGCGTCGTCGCCCTGACGGTGTTTGCGGTTGCGTTGGCTATCCCGGCAAGCTATCTCACCAGCTTCAATACCTTCGTGCTGCTGATGCTGTATTTCCTGGTGCCCTGGACGGCGGTGAATCTGATGGACTTTTACGTGGTACGCGGCGGGCATTACGCGATCGGTGAAATCTTCAACCCGGCGGGGATCTACGGCCGCTGGGGGCGCTCCGGCCTGACGGCCTACGCGATCGGCCTGCTGGCGATGGTGCCGTTCATGACGTTGGGCTTTTACACCGGCCCCTTTGCTGTTTTACTGGGCGGCGCGGATATCGCTTTTCTGGTCGGCCTGCTGGTAGCCGGGAGCGTTTATGTCGTGATGTGCCGGAAGCTCGATCTTGAAGCCGAACGGCGGGTGGCGTTGTGCTGCGAGGGTTTATTGGAAGGAGAACGGGAGTGAAGGAAAAAATCAGCGTCGCATGCTGCCAGTTAGCGTTGCGGGTCGGGGAAGCGGAACACAATCGGGCGCTGTCCGCCCAGGCTATCCGCCGGGCGGCGCAGCGCGGCGCCAACGTCATCGTGCTGCCGGAGTTGGTGAACAGCGGCTATGTGCTGCGCGATAAGACAGAGGCGCGGGCGTTGGCCGAGGCCGAGGACGGGCCGAGCCTCAGTCTGTGGGTAGCCCTGGCGCGCGAGTTGGATGTGGCGATCGTCGCCGGTTTCTGCGAGCGCCTGCCCGATGGCGAGGTGGCCAACAGTGCGGCATTGATCGATGCGCAGGGGGTGAGGACGATTTATCGCAAAGCGCACCTGTGGCACGAAGAGAGCACCATTTTTACCGCCGGCGATCGGCCGCCGCCGGTCATCGAGACCCGCTTCGGCCGGTTGGCGGTGATGATCTGTTACGATCTCGAATTCCCTGAGTGGGTGCGGCTGCCGGCGCTGGCCGGCGCTCAGCTGCTGTGCGCGCCGGTCAACTGGCCGCTGGCGCCGCGCCCGCAGGGCGAACGGCCGGCGGAGATGGTGAAGGCGCAGGCCAACGCCGCCGTCAATCGGCTGTTCATCGCGGTGTGCGATCGTTGTGAAACGGAGCGCGGCGTTGCGTGGATCGGCGGCTCGGTGATCGTCGACGCCGACGGCTATCCGTTGACGCAGAGCCTGGCGGGCGAAGGCATGGTACTGGCATCGATGGATATCGGCGCGGCTGATGACAAGCACATCGGCCGCCACAATCACGTGCATCGCGATCGGCGGCCGAAGTTGTATTGAAGCGGCGGGGCGGGCTGCCCCGCAGAGGGTTTTCGCCGGCGGGAACAGCCGCCGCTTTTCGCTTACAGCCAGCCCGATTTCTTCAGCTTCTGATACAGGAAAATGCAGCCGACGGCGGTCACTCCCAGCGTGGCGTGGTAGGCCCACGGGAATTTCAGCTCCGGCATGTCGGCGAAGTTCATGCCGTACAGGCTGAAGACCACCGTCGGGATGGCCAAAATCGCCCCCCAGCCCGCCAGCCGTTTCACCACTTCGTTTTGTTTGACCGTCACCAGCGCCAGGTTGACGTGCATGGCGTTGGTCAGCATTTCACGCATGTCGTCAATGTTGCTGACCACCTGATGCGCGTGATCCTGCACGTCGCGCACGTAGGCGCGCAGCTCTTTCGGGATCACCTCTTCGTGCAGGCGGATCAGTTGGTTGCAGATTTCATCCATCGGTAGCGCGGCGTTGCGCAGTGCCAGCAGATGGCGGCGCAGGGTATAGACGTTCTCGATCGCCGCCTGATCGAACTCCGACTGGAACATGTTGGCTTCGATATTCTCGATGGTGCTCTCGAAGCGCGTCACCACGCTGCGGTAGTTGTCCACCACGAAGTCCAGCACCGAATAGAGGGCGAAGCCCGGCCCGCGGCACATCTGCTTGTGGTTCTCTTCCGCCTTGGCGCGGATCGGCGCGTAGCTGGGCGAGGCGCCGTGGCGCACCGTCACCAGAAAGTTTTTGCCGACGAAGAAGTGGGTTTCACCGTATTCGATTTCGTCGTGCTCGCCCCACTGCGCGGTTTTGACCACGATGAACAGCGAGTCGCCGTAGGTTTCCAGCTTCGGCCGCTGATGCGCGCACAGCGCGTCTTCGATCGCCAGATCGTGCAGGCCGAACTCCTCCTGCACCTTGCGCATAAACGCCGGTTCCGGCTGCCTGAGCCCCAGCCAGACGAAGGTGTCCGGCTGTTTGACCACCTCGCTGATATCGTCGATGGTCACTTCGCCCAGCCGTTGGCCGGCTTTGTATGCCACACAGTTCACCACCATGCTTTTGCTGTCCATCCGTCCATCCATTAATCAGTCAGGGTTTTGGTGAGAAAATAACACTCATGTTCCACCGGATAATCTTTCAGCGTCATTTGCAGCTGATAGCCGAGCTTTTCGTAGAACGGCCGCGCCTGGAAGCTGAAGGTATCCAGGCGAGCGTAGCGACAGCCGCGCGCCTGCGCCTCGCGTTCGGCGGCGCGCATCAGCCGGCCGCCGAGGCCGCTGCCGCGTTGGGAGTCCGCCACCCACAGCCACTCGACGCTCAGCCAGTTGCCCCAGGTTTCGGCGGTCAGCCCGCCGATCACCGTGCCGGCCTCGTCGCGCGCATAGACGCTGAGCGGCTTGCGGTGACGGGCGTCGATATGCGGCAGGTTGAAAGCGCGCAGACCTTGCCTGATCGCATCAAGGGTGTGTTCGTCAATCGCGTCGGTAACGGTAATGTCCATGATTCCT is part of the Serratia marcescens genome and encodes:
- the hisL gene encoding his operon leader peptide — its product is MTRVQFNHHHHHHPD
- a CDS encoding SDR family oxidoreductase, producing MKKVAIIGLGWLGMPLALSLMGRGYDVVGSKTTPDGVEAARMSGIECYQLELTPELVCDPDDLESLLRVDALVVTLPARRTVEGSENYFNAVRMLVDSAMAFGVPRVIFTSSTSVYGETAGTLREESPLRPVSPSGQVLAELERWLHELPNTSVDILRLAGLVGADRHPGRFLAGKLDVKGGSQGVNLVHQDDVIAAIQLLLKLPKGGHVYNLCAPHHPAKREFYPALAEQLHLEPPQFADEAVQDERLVDGNRICNELGFEYQYPDPARMPVS
- a CDS encoding LysR family transcriptional regulator; this translates as MESLGSLDVFVRVSESRSFTAAGQQLGISASAVSKTIARLEERLSVRLFHRSTRTVNLTPEGALFLERCRRILSEVKEAEAELLQTRGTPQGKLRISLPSLGTLFMPKLGDFKRRYPEIELDIDYSDRLVDVIEEGFDAVIRSGTPSDSRLVARRLGTCRKVFVGAPGYFSKAGMPSKPEDLTSHARLHYRFPSTGKLDVWPLGDKTEMIPERPASMVTNTLDPQVCFAEQGLGIAYLPEIAVRRQLEQGSLVTVLDEYDRENMVFHVLWPSGRHLSVKIRLFVDFVTSHLFPL
- a CDS encoding MFS transporter translates to MNQTTISAPAGSSERLPLGGLLALAMAAFITLLTEIMPAGVLSSIAGDLNVSESLAGQFITAYAVGALVAAIPLTALTQGMRRRPLLLSTIGGFAIVNLVTALSHDYHVSLATRFFAGVFGGIVWSLLAGYAVRMSPAHLGGRAIAISGAGATLALVLGVPLGTLLGRAIGWQGAFGLMTLMALMLVVWIIAIVPDFPGQAKAHRPSLSGVFLQCGIRAVLFVVFTFIVAHNILYIYLEPFLTPSGLSERVDIVLFIFGLGAIAGLGVAGMLVDRRVQSLTVMSIVIFALAAVLLGSGGRIAPMVYLAVALWGAAFGGFATLTQTALSRLSGRAADVAQSMYTTGWNTAVAAGGAIGGMLLDRGGAASFAWAIIGLLILSLTGTLFAMNRALASQR
- a CDS encoding LysR family transcriptional regulator; amino-acid sequence: MLTNLSDIDLKLLRVFVAVAEAQGVSAAQEALLMNQSTISTHLASLETRLGFRLCQRGRSGFRLTPKGERMLIACRSLFNAARDFTRVSQSLNGLLTGDLQIGLVDNLVSLPGNPFSQAIKHFQRRHQDVQLQCRICSPNEIEQGLLHRQLDLGIGYFGQQLEALRYQPWLEETQAIYCSEDHPLFAVEEPEREQIENARWVKRGYLLAQQLCPIAPPHLAAVAHHMESVAHLVLSGTCLGYLPTHYAARWVEQGLLRQLGGAALSYRATLSLVSRPVQPDEALNALLEDLARAARQSPHR
- the speB gene encoding agmatinase gives rise to the protein MLNQPQSGNDMPRFAGIPTMMRLPVADQAHGLDAAFVGIPLDIGTSNRSGTRYGPRQIRQESVMIRPYNMGTGSAPFERLQVADLGDVAINPYSLADSVQRIEAAYHEILAHGCMPLTLGGDHTLTLPVLRAVARRHGPVGLIHVDAHSDTNEEMFGEQLAHGTTFRRAFEEGLLAPEKVVQIGLRGSGYAADDFDWSRRQGFRVVPAEACWHRSLTPLMAEIREQMGDAPVYLSFDIDGLDPAFAPGTGTPEVGGLSVWQGLEIVRGCCGLNLVGGDVVEVSPPYDRSGNTALLAANLLFEMLCVLPAR
- a CDS encoding sodium:solute symporter; amino-acid sequence: MNLDLLVVVFYFLVIGAVGWMGIRRANSKEAYLVAGRNLGPGLYLGTLSAVVLGGASTIGSVKLGYTYGISGVWLCGALGLGIVVLSLVLAKPLLKLKLYTVSQVLSRRYHPAARVTSGAIMLAYDLMVAVTSIIAIGSVMQVMFGLSFSTSILLGGGLVVLYSTLGGMWSLTLTDIIQFIIMTVGMMLVLMPMSIVKAGGWEAFTSLLPAGYYRLSSIGLDTILVFFLIYFFGILIGQDIWQRVFTARSANVARFAGLGAGVYCVLYGVTGALIGMAGKIVLPSLSNTDGAFAAIAQAVLPVGVSGLVAAAELAALMSTASACLLASSTIALEDVLPAIRRKPSGGLAAGRFTTLLMGMAMLGLAFVVRDVLAALTLAYNLLVGGMLIPLVGAIFWPRATSAGAIASMLTGSLCVVGLMAWHGIDANSPIYGGLLGGGVAFVLGSLLSRPAAQLQPQTER
- a CDS encoding purine-cytosine permease family protein, whose amino-acid sequence is MNNRNVASRPKIEVRSIDYVPRHERHGKVWHQAPFWFTGNFVLTTMVVGFTGPALGLGALYSMLAIAAGVGFGTFFMACHANQGPRMGLPQMIQSRAQFGLRGAIVPFAAVVFVYIGFNVFNVILATDAINTVLPGHRLPWYALLIAVAVLLAIVGHDMLHAVQRWLTYVMMAVFGVLTIGAVLSLRMDAAVGAGHFSWAAFLIQLSAAAGYQISYAVYVSDYSRYLPHETPSANVIFWTYLGAAGSALWLMSLGAFLASALPAPDAIGSVQAVGNAVYPGFGTLTVLIAVPSLVGIMAVNCYGAMLTSLSAIDAFRKVTPTLRLRMIGIGVVALTVFAVALAIPASYLTSFNTFVLLMLYFLVPWTAVNLMDFYVVRGGHYAIGEIFNPAGIYGRWGRSGLTAYAIGLLAMVPFMTLGFYTGPFAVLLGGADIAFLVGLLVAGSVYVVMCRKLDLEAERRVALCCEGLLEGERE
- a CDS encoding nitrilase family protein, with the protein product MKEKISVACCQLALRVGEAEHNRALSAQAIRRAAQRGANVIVLPELVNSGYVLRDKTEARALAEAEDGPSLSLWVALARELDVAIVAGFCERLPDGEVANSAALIDAQGVRTIYRKAHLWHEESTIFTAGDRPPPVIETRFGRLAVMICYDLEFPEWVRLPALAGAQLLCAPVNWPLAPRPQGERPAEMVKAQANAAVNRLFIAVCDRCETERGVAWIGGSVIVDADGYPLTQSLAGEGMVLASMDIGAADDKHIGRHNHVHRDRRPKLY
- a CDS encoding magnesium and cobalt transport protein CorA, producing the protein MDSKSMVVNCVAYKAGQRLGEVTIDDISEVVKQPDTFVWLGLRQPEPAFMRKVQEEFGLHDLAIEDALCAHQRPKLETYGDSLFIVVKTAQWGEHDEIEYGETHFFVGKNFLVTVRHGASPSYAPIRAKAEENHKQMCRGPGFALYSVLDFVVDNYRSVVTRFESTIENIEANMFQSEFDQAAIENVYTLRRHLLALRNAALPMDEICNQLIRLHEEVIPKELRAYVRDVQDHAHQVVSNIDDMREMLTNAMHVNLALVTVKQNEVVKRLAGWGAILAIPTVVFSLYGMNFADMPELKFPWAYHATLGVTAVGCIFLYQKLKKSGWL
- a CDS encoding GNAT family N-acetyltransferase — encoded protein: MDITVTDAIDEHTLDAIRQGLRAFNLPHIDARHRKPLSVYARDEAGTVIGGLTAETWGNWLSVEWLWVADSQRGSGLGGRLMRAAEREAQARGCRYARLDTFSFQARPFYEKLGYQLQMTLKDYPVEHECYFLTKTLTD